A region from the Bactrocera dorsalis isolate Fly_Bdor chromosome 1, ASM2337382v1, whole genome shotgun sequence genome encodes:
- the LOC105223762 gene encoding uncharacterized protein LOC105223762, with protein sequence MNRNTRITVIVIYLFSLSLTKTTQAQSIDDLLSKIFTSSTPQPQPQSQPQPQPDVGGGKACGVKKECVERFLCDEDGAVVRNGETIIDIRFGDENSCNYLEVCCSTEEKLTQPNVPIKPAETHTGCGYRNPSGVGFRITGDKDGESQFGEFPWMAAILSEEVFGGETFNVYVCGGSIIAPNVVLTAAHCAQNAQPHLSIVRAGEWDTNTKQEVLPHHDARVKEIIRHENYNKGALYNDVALFILATPFTWAENVRPICLPEPDANFDYSHCFVTGWGKTKFGKEPDYPMILKKIELPTVPHDVCQANLRKTRLGRFFQLHHSFMCAGGEEGKDACIGDGGSPLVCPDPNNPKRYYQAGIVAWGIGCGAINVPGVYANVAYLRNWINTNLAARDIGFQHFTVEKLFVILYKNTEVLHKKAEFAEFPWMVLIGHTNGKYICGGSLITPNVVLTNAKNVIDKTAQMLFVCAGEWDMETSLESYTHQNAFVKEIVCHEELERTPLQNGIALLILKSSYTLTPNVQLICLPKVNTVLDRDNCVSTSWGHIVSAYIRVSLMPVVHCYKMAYKLAVLTVCLLSLWISTTQAQATPNIDDLLNKIFTTEQTPFQPQPTKTTVLKPDPQPNPAPQPDPGSGKSCGVNKECVARFLCGEDGSVIRDGQTLIDIRFDGDDVCTYLEVCCNTGDKLTEPDVPIKPVETHEGCGYRNPSGVGFRITGDKEGESQFGEFPWMVAILRDEVIGGETLNVYECGGAVIAPTVVLTATHCVLNAQPELLVARAGEWDTQTKQEVLPHQDARVKEIIRHENYNKGALYNDVALLILATPFTWEENVRPICLPEPGVNFDHSRCFATGWGKDKFGKDGTYQLILKKIDLPAVPHDTCQAELRKTRLGKFFNLDKSFMCAGGERGKDTCKGDGGSPLVCPDPNNSKRYYQAGIVAWGIGCGEENVPGVYANVPYLRNWINEKLAVRGIDFRYFTA encoded by the exons ATGAATCGAAATACTCGTATAACGGTTATCGTTATCTACTTATTTTCCCTCTCGCTTACCAAAACAACGCAAGCGCAATCAATTGATGATTTgctaagtaaaatatttacatcTTCAACACCACAACCACAACCACAATCACAACCACAACCACAACCTGATGTTGGTGGTGGAAAAGCTTGTGGCGTAAAAAAAGAGTGTGTTGAGCGTTTTCTTTGCGATGAAGATGGTGCAGTGGTAAGAAATGGTGAAACCATCATTGATATACGCTTCGGTGATGAAAATTCATGTAACTATTTAGAAGTGTGCTGTAGTACCGAAGAAAAG TTAACGCAACCGAATGTGCCCATCAAACCAGCTGAGACCCACACGGGTTGTGGTTATCGTAATCCAAGTGGTGTTGGCTTCAGAATTACTGGCGACAAAGATGGCGAGTCACAGTTTGGCGAATTTCCTTGGATGGCCGCTATTTTAAGTGAAGAAGTATTTGGTGGCGAAACCTTCAATGTTTACGTATGTGGCGGCTCTATAATTGCGCCAAATGTCGTCCTGACAGCTGCACATTGTGCACAAAACGCTCAGCCACACTTAAGCATAGTGCGGGCTGGTGAGTGGGACACCAATACCAAACAGGAGGTGTTACCACATCACGATGCGCGTGTCAAGGAGATCATTCGTCATGAGAACTACAACAAAGGCGCACTCTACAATGATGTGGCGCTGTTCATTTTGGCAACACCCTTTACTTGGGCGGAAAATGTACGTCCTATCTGCTTGCCGGAACCGGACGCCAATTTCGACTATTCACATTGTTTTGTGACCGGTTGGGGCAAAACGAAGTTTGGCAAAGAACCCGATTATCCGatgattttaaagaaaatcgAACTGCCTACAGTGCCACATGATGTTTGCCAAGCAAATCTACGTAAAACACGTCTGGGACGATTTTTCCAATTACATCATAGTTTCATGTGTGCCGGTGGTGAGGAGGGCAAAGATGCCTGTATAGGGGATGGTGGCTCACCGTTGGTATGTCCCGACCCAAATAACCCGAAACGTTACTATCAAGCTGGCATAGTGGCTTGGGGTATAGGTTGTGGTGCTATTAATGTTCCGGGAGTCTACGCGAATGTGGCATATCTTCGCAATTGGATAAATACGAACCTGGCTGCACGTGACATTGGTTTTCAACATTTCACAGTTGAGAAGTTATTTGTGATTT TGTACAAAAATACTGAAGTCCTCCATAAGAAAGCGGAATTTGCCGAGTTTCCATGGATGGTATTAATTGGACATACTAacggtaaatacatatgtggtgGCTCGTTAATCACACCAAATGTTGTACTGACAAACGCAAAAAACGTCATCGACAAGACCGCGCAGATGCTCTTTGTGTGTGCTGGCGAGTGGGATATGGAAACCTCACTTGAATCGTATACACATCAAAATGCATTCGTTAAAGAGATCGTATGCCATGAAGAGCTTGAACGCACCCCTTTACAGAATGGCATTGCGCTCTTAATTTTGAAATCTTCATACACCTTGACACCGAATGTGCAGCTTATCTGCTTGCCGAAAGTTAATACAGTTTTGGATCGAGACAATTGTGTTAGCACCAGTTGGGGTCATATCGTTAGCGCTTACATCCGAGTTTCGCTTATGCCAGTGGT ACATTGTTACAAAATGGCTTATAAATTGGCGGTTCTGACCGTGTGCTTGCTATCGCTCTGGATTAGCACAACGCAAGCGCAAGCGACACCAAATATTGAtgatttgttaaataaaatcttCACAACAGAGCAAACACCGTTCCAGCCGCAGCCCACAAAAACCACTGTTCTTAAGCCTGATCCCCAACCAAATCCAGCACCACAACCTGATCCAGGCAGCGGAAAATCTTGTGGCGTGAATAAAGAGTGCGTTGCGCGTTTCTTATGCGGTGAAGATGGCAGTGTTATCAGGGATGGTCAAACCCTAATTGATATACGTTTCGATGGTGATGACGTCTGTACTTATTTGGAAGTTTGCTGTAATACAGGCGATAAG TTAACGGAACCGGACGTACCTATCAAACCCGTTGAGACTCACGAGGGTTGTGGTTATCGTAATCCAAGCGGTGTCGGGTTCAGAATCACTGGCGACAAAGAAGGCGAGTCACAATTTGGCGAATTTCCTTGGATGGTTGCTATTTTGCGTGACGAAGTAATTGGTGGCGAGACTTTAAATGTTTACGAATGCGGTGGGGCCGTAATTGCGCCTACTGTCGTCTTGACCGCTACACATTGTGTGCTAAATGCTCAGCCGGAGTTATTGGTAGCACGAGCCGGTGAGTGGGATACACAAACCAAACAGGAGGTGTTACCACATCAGGATGCCCGTGTCAAGGAGATCATTCGTCATGAGAACTACAACAAAGGCGCACTCTACAATGATGTAGCGCTGCTCATTTTAGCGACGCCCTTCACTTGGGAAGAAAATGTACGTCCCATCTGCTTGCCGGAACCGGGTGTTAATTTCGACCATTCCCGCTGCTTTGCCACCGGTTGGGGCAAAGACAAGTTCGGTAAAGATGGCACATATCAGCTGATTTTGAAAAAGATCGATTTGCCAGCGGTGCCACACGATACCTGTCAAGCAGAGTTACGTAAGACACGTCTGGGTAAATTCTTCAATTTGGATAAAAGTTTCATGTGCGCCGGTGGCGAACGTGGCAAGGATACATGCAAAGGTGATGGTGGTTCACCGTTGGTATGCCCAGATCCAAATAATTCCAAACGCTATTATCAAGCTGGTATTGTGGCTTGGGGTATTGGTTGTGGTGAAGAAAATGTTCCCGGAGTCTACGCCAATGTGCCATACCTACGCAATTGGATCAACGAGAAACTTGCCGTACGAGGCATAGATTTCAGATATTTTACAGCTTAA